A single bacterium DNA region contains:
- a CDS encoding UPF0164 family protein, producing the protein MFKIVKCCKYFILALGLCLTLQSVPTAKIAAQTSEAGVLFLLIPPGARHNGMGETGVSTANDANAIYWNPGAVSFLTTPEQPRNVQFMHVNWLPQFNLNDIFYDYGSIIWNIENFGIVGFNFTFLNLGEQIATDALGNENGRITSYDIAVGGTYAMKLSPDLGVGGNLKFIYSKLSDKGSTAETEKGIGSSVAIDVGVMKKNFFIDDLTFGASLANIGPEIAYADEKQADPLPTNMRIGLSYPVFKSEYNKVLVAYEINRQIVRGRRNGADPLYKAVFTTWVDNGWHRLGHNFGTEYTYSDFLALRSGMSLDFAGKLYDLNFGAGIKYSLFRIDFAYTTNLGSSFNPRDGSQFYSIGLTF; encoded by the coding sequence ATGTTTAAAATCGTCAAATGTTGTAAATATTTTATTTTAGCGCTTGGTTTATGTCTAACCTTACAATCGGTTCCAACAGCTAAGATCGCCGCTCAGACCAGCGAGGCCGGCGTACTCTTTCTATTGATTCCGCCCGGCGCGCGTCATAACGGTATGGGAGAAACGGGAGTTTCAACAGCCAATGATGCGAATGCGATCTATTGGAATCCCGGAGCGGTAAGTTTTCTGACAACCCCGGAACAGCCGCGGAATGTTCAGTTCATGCATGTTAACTGGCTGCCTCAGTTTAACCTGAATGATATTTTTTATGATTACGGTTCGATTATATGGAATATTGAAAATTTCGGGATTGTTGGTTTCAATTTTACATTTTTAAATCTGGGCGAGCAGATCGCTACGGATGCCTTAGGTAATGAAAACGGACGCATCACAAGTTACGATATTGCAGTAGGCGGAACATACGCAATGAAATTGAGTCCGGATTTAGGTGTCGGCGGTAATTTGAAATTTATTTATAGCAAACTTTCTGATAAGGGCTCGACCGCTGAAACAGAAAAGGGTATCGGCAGTTCGGTCGCCATTGATGTCGGCGTCATGAAAAAGAATTTTTTCATAGATGATTTGACTTTTGGCGCGAGTTTGGCAAATATCGGGCCCGAAATAGCCTATGCAGATGAAAAACAGGCGGATCCATTACCGACAAATATGAGGATCGGACTTTCATATCCTGTATTCAAGTCCGAATACAATAAAGTTCTGGTTGCATACGAGATAAATCGCCAAATCGTGCGCGGCAGAAGGAACGGCGCTGACCCGTTATATAAAGCCGTTTTTACCACGTGGGTTGACAATGGATGGCATCGACTCGGACATAACTTCGGCACAGAATATACCTATTCCGATTTCCTGGCTTTGCGAAGCGGCATGTCCCTTGATTTTGCAGGGAAGTTGTATGATCTTAATTTTGGCGCGGGAATTAAGTATTCGCTCTTCAGAATTGATTTTGCGTACACGACCAATCTTGGAAGCAGCTTTAATCCGCGTGATGGATCACAGTTTTACAGTATTGGTTTAACTTTCTAA
- a CDS encoding aspartate carbamoyltransferase catalytic subunit — MMELKSRHLLGLKGMSKDEIELILETAVSFKEVLNRPVKKVPTLQGFTIVNLFFEPSTRTRISFELAQKRLSADTINFASSGSSTSKGETLKDTAQNIESMKIDMVVIRHGSAGAPAFLSERLKSNIINAGDGQHEHPTQGLLDIFTLKEKFGDIKGLHVVILGDITHSRVARSNIYGLKALGADVAVCGPPTLIPRHLEEMNIRVYHHLDEAIQNADALNVLRIQLERQTSGLFPSVREYHRTFGVTKEKLDKSKKSITIMHPGPINRGVELDSDVADSEHSVILDQVLNGVAIRMAVLYLLSSKR; from the coding sequence ATAATGGAGTTAAAAAGCCGTCATTTGCTTGGCCTTAAAGGCATGAGCAAAGATGAGATTGAATTGATCTTAGAAACGGCTGTTTCCTTTAAAGAGGTTCTAAACCGCCCTGTTAAGAAAGTTCCCACACTTCAGGGATTTACAATTGTTAATCTTTTTTTTGAACCATCTACTCGCACACGAATTTCCTTCGAATTAGCACAAAAAAGATTATCCGCCGATACGATTAACTTTGCCTCATCCGGCAGCAGTACGTCGAAAGGCGAGACGCTGAAAGACACTGCGCAAAATATCGAATCGATGAAGATCGATATGGTCGTAATCCGGCACGGATCGGCGGGCGCTCCTGCATTTTTGTCGGAACGTCTCAAATCCAATATCATCAATGCCGGTGACGGGCAACATGAACACCCGACCCAAGGGCTACTGGATATTTTTACGTTAAAAGAAAAATTTGGCGATATCAAAGGCCTGCATGTCGTCATTCTGGGCGACATTACACACAGCCGTGTTGCGCGCTCGAATATTTATGGACTCAAAGCGCTCGGCGCCGACGTTGCCGTATGCGGCCCGCCAACGTTGATTCCCCGGCATTTGGAAGAGATGAATATTAGAGTGTACCATCATCTGGATGAAGCTATTCAAAATGCGGACGCGCTCAATGTGCTCCGCATACAATTAGAACGTCAGACTTCCGGACTATTTCCGTCAGTGCGCGAATACCACCGCACGTTCGGCGTAACGAAAGAAAAATTAGACAAATCAAAAAAATCCATAACGATTATGCATCCCGGGCCGATAAATCGCGGCGTGGAATTGGATAGCGATGTTGCGGACAGCGAACATTCCGTTATTCTCGATCAGGTTCTCAATGGCGTCGCTATTCGTATGGCGGTATTGTATCTTCTTAGTTCAAAAAGGTAA
- a CDS encoding HAMP domain-containing histidine kinase: MSEYLLLIITVFALAAVIVFLVHTRHQRVLNDTRKTYETQISEIKKRQERQLEDRTFDLRLLAKSLREKKEELEKINVIVKSINSEMNFVGFLNTILDQSRVIKGLERARVLVYDKDNDVFKYKVAKGWDMEQLKSIEMSPAEVENQFIKDSEEIYQDIFLVKKSVSQANQLPSPRSMIVLRVKVKEMVEGYLFFDNMQSDEAFDEHDKQLLHNLKEHIISAFLKTKILEELKKLNEAKNEFLGVVAHDLRNPLGNIANFAKLLLMDIEMDSLDLTNAKKMLDRINQSSKNLVEIVGGLLNLSAIESGKITLNLKKEKIDSILSECEEVHKNAAQNKNIQLIIEKNKSLPEIAVDKLRIMEVFDNLISNGIKYSHSGGRVRIYCEANTKEVITHVEDTGQGLTEQDLQSIFSKFTRLSSKPTAGESSTGLGLSIVKKIVEIHGGRVWVQSTKNVGSTFSFSIPIENNSVKAV; this comes from the coding sequence ATGTCGGAATACTTGCTACTGATCATAACCGTTTTTGCTCTTGCGGCCGTGATCGTTTTTCTCGTTCATACGCGGCATCAGCGAGTTTTAAATGATACCCGTAAGACATATGAAACACAGATCAGCGAGATCAAAAAGCGACAAGAGCGGCAACTGGAAGACCGCACTTTCGATTTGAGGTTATTGGCGAAAAGTTTAAGAGAAAAAAAAGAGGAGCTTGAAAAAATTAACGTGATCGTAAAATCGATTAACTCTGAAATGAATTTTGTCGGTTTTCTGAATACGATCTTGGATCAATCGAGGGTCATCAAAGGGCTTGAACGAGCGCGCGTTCTTGTTTATGACAAGGACAATGACGTGTTTAAATACAAAGTTGCCAAGGGCTGGGATATGGAACAACTAAAGTCCATTGAAATGTCACCGGCTGAAGTTGAAAACCAGTTCATCAAAGATTCAGAAGAAATATATCAGGATATTTTTCTTGTAAAAAAATCCGTTTCGCAGGCCAATCAATTGCCTTCACCAAGGTCGATGATTGTGCTGCGAGTTAAAGTCAAAGAGATGGTGGAAGGTTATCTTTTCTTTGACAATATGCAAAGCGATGAGGCTTTTGATGAACATGACAAACAACTTTTGCATAACCTCAAGGAGCATATTATCTCCGCATTTTTAAAGACAAAAATTCTTGAAGAACTCAAAAAACTTAACGAGGCAAAAAACGAATTTCTCGGCGTGGTGGCGCACGATCTTAGAAATCCGTTAGGTAACATTGCCAATTTTGCAAAGCTTCTTTTGATGGACATTGAAATGGATTCGCTCGACCTGACCAACGCAAAAAAAATGCTCGATCGTATCAATCAGTCATCTAAGAATCTGGTCGAAATTGTCGGAGGCTTGCTTAACCTTTCCGCCATTGAATCCGGCAAGATTACTCTGAATTTAAAGAAAGAAAAAATCGATTCCATTCTAAGCGAGTGTGAGGAAGTTCATAAAAATGCGGCGCAGAACAAAAATATTCAGCTTATAATCGAGAAAAATAAATCGCTGCCGGAGATCGCAGTTGATAAACTCCGAATAATGGAGGTGTTTGATAATCTGATCAGCAATGGAATTAAATACTCGCACTCCGGCGGACGCGTACGAATATACTGCGAAGCCAATACAAAAGAGGTCATAACACACGTTGAGGATACGGGACAGGGGCTAACGGAACAAGATTTACAAAGTATTTTTTCTAAATTCACCCGGCTCAGTTCCAAGCCAACTGCCGGAGAATCCAGCACCGGCCTGGGATTGTCTATTGTAAAGAAAATAGTGGAAATTCACGGTGGACGGGTATGGGTTCAAAGTACCAAGAATGTTGGCTCTACTTTCAGTTTTTCGATTCCTATCGAGAATAACTCAGTGAAAGCAGTATAA
- a CDS encoding conjugal transfer protein TraF, translating to MRKNFLISFFLFHISGFLFAGGGETGFAFLKIGIGGKAAGMGETATATATDATAAFWNPAGLIQSNNHSLIFTYNRWIDGIQHNIGAAKFVYGNNAFALHYISTGVEDIEQRDIPSENPTAYFSSHDLALGLSYARKMNERLSIGITSKYVYERIQNSVSALAFDFGAWYRIKYSSNSDLDDRWRAGFMVSNIGFSGKFIDEKVKLPASMRLGSSYDVLKNPASKNTLSVAIDVEKFFAESARTHLGMEYGYEDRCFVRGGYQLGYKARGISAGIGMKVQRISVDYGYMPFSNSLGATHRISAALDFQ from the coding sequence ATGAGAAAAAATTTTCTGATCTCTTTTTTTTTGTTTCACATTTCCGGTTTCCTGTTTGCCGGCGGCGGGGAAACCGGTTTTGCATTTCTAAAGATCGGCATCGGCGGGAAAGCTGCAGGCATGGGTGAAACGGCTACCGCCACAGCAACGGATGCAACCGCGGCGTTCTGGAATCCCGCAGGATTAATTCAATCAAACAACCACAGCCTCATTTTTACATACAACCGTTGGATCGACGGAATTCAGCATAATATTGGGGCCGCTAAATTTGTTTACGGAAATAATGCTTTTGCTCTCCATTATATTTCCACCGGTGTTGAAGACATTGAACAGCGCGACATTCCCTCGGAAAACCCGACTGCCTATTTTTCTTCACACGATCTGGCATTAGGTTTATCTTATGCGCGAAAGATGAATGAAAGATTATCCATCGGTATCACATCAAAATACGTTTACGAGCGTATTCAAAATAGCGTTTCCGCATTAGCATTCGATTTTGGGGCGTGGTACCGTATCAAATATTCGTCAAACTCTGATTTAGACGATCGTTGGCGGGCCGGGTTTATGGTATCCAACATTGGATTTTCCGGGAAATTTATTGATGAAAAGGTAAAACTCCCGGCAAGTATGCGTTTGGGTTCCTCTTATGACGTATTAAAGAACCCCGCGTCGAAAAACACTTTGTCGGTTGCGATCGATGTGGAAAAATTTTTTGCGGAATCAGCACGAACGCACCTTGGCATGGAATATGGATATGAAGATCGTTGTTTTGTTCGTGGAGGATATCAATTAGGATATAAGGCGAGAGGAATATCGGCAGGAATCGGGATGAAGGTTCAGAGAATCAGCGTGGATTACGGTTATATGCCTTTTTCAAATTCTCTAGGCGCCACACATCGCATCAGCGCGGCATTGGATTTTCAGTAG
- a CDS encoding T9SS type A sorting domain-containing protein, whose translation MELIRFFFSKPEHEAGAKDQNKQMKYIFFLVSFFIFSGEFLYSQHTHSGKLFRQLTHSQNSLPKKTSSGTVKVLALRVQFQKEVPDKEQTTGNGHFDLSDQRSIRTIDPAPHNKRYFEDQLLSMKNYFFDVSDGKLDIDYTVKPDGDTAAYTLTKLMEYYGIRGTPQARDKRLAEFFADAVTQADLSDTIDFSQYDYVIIFHAGAGEDINLDNSTTNDLSSRYVSHKLLKTRFGETYQGVPVNGSSLFVTDGVVVPETESQSFIDPILGTEDFKELGLSGILIANFGSQLGMPDLFNTETGSAVIGYFGLEDQGAFNGEGLIPTEPDPWTKIYLGWAEPVIVSDSFDVHLYPRKLAGQNTILKIPINASEYFLVENRQRDVISNALSPEVISRFDTINNSDGSTTIDTVYMAGVVRSSDTKVITKVDEYDNGLPGNGLLIWHIDENIILQNIASNSINNDLFRRGVKVVEGSGNQGIGFGISSLFGTDIDPGNRFDYFYKGNEGFAFYNNKVDSVFFTPTSVPNTLSNGRANSGIHITQISPMQQIMTFNLRTSLLQKGFPRYTGSSMGRNSIKYGDIAGDAKNEIVAVGTDGKIYAWTSGGAKVISNTNTALYNGLGNDTALYQVALFAQASDSILFSPALADLNNDNKLDVIAVSKNGKAYAWKAADINTDGLADSIFVYDTSGDKITTPPVITNAKKIIFGTNGGKIIFLDSNGISLGSAMLSGAIAGIAQINNDSIIAVTTNEIYAVNLNSFSFSTVANISSALTNAIAVGDLLQNGSKVAVLIHDNAIQSYFGGYTGFTSLLPESISSPPSLADIDNDGYLEILFAGNNKIYAYNHNGTLATNFPITIDVTAPTGMILSTVLAGDMNGDNKPDLIVGAPNGNIYAYETTGKLLNGFPVATGKPILSTPALLDIDNDGDMEIATTSEDGFVYVWDLPAAYNASQIKWGQYAHDAGNSSLSREQNSLAPLAGDLIPKTSAYNYPNPAHGGFTTIRYFLTEPANVKIHIFDMAGDLVQTLTGSGITQTDNEVQWNLKKIQSGVYLAKITAKSTVSSKKVTRTVKIAVTK comes from the coding sequence ATGGAGCTGATTCGGTTTTTTTTTAGTAAACCGGAACATGAAGCCGGCGCAAAGGACCAAAACAAACAAATGAAATATATTTTTTTTCTCGTAAGTTTTTTTATTTTCTCGGGTGAATTTCTTTATTCTCAACACACCCACTCAGGAAAATTATTTCGTCAACTAACGCACTCACAAAACAGCCTTCCTAAAAAAACCTCATCAGGAACGGTTAAAGTTCTCGCCTTACGAGTGCAGTTTCAAAAGGAAGTTCCCGACAAAGAACAAACTACCGGTAACGGCCATTTTGACCTGAGCGATCAACGCTCGATTCGGACAATCGATCCTGCGCCTCATAATAAACGATATTTCGAAGATCAGCTTTTATCGATGAAGAATTATTTCTTTGATGTATCGGATGGAAAACTGGATATTGACTATACGGTAAAACCGGACGGCGATACAGCGGCGTATACGCTTACAAAACTGATGGAATATTACGGTATTCGCGGTACACCACAGGCGCGGGATAAAAGACTGGCCGAATTTTTTGCCGACGCGGTGACGCAGGCCGATCTGTCCGACACCATAGATTTTTCACAGTATGACTATGTAATTATTTTTCATGCCGGTGCGGGTGAAGATATTAATTTAGATAACTCGACCACCAACGATCTTTCTTCGCGTTATGTTTCACATAAATTACTAAAAACGCGTTTTGGCGAAACTTATCAAGGCGTTCCGGTAAACGGAAGCTCATTATTTGTCACCGACGGCGTGGTAGTTCCTGAAACCGAAAGCCAATCCTTTATCGATCCCATACTTGGAACGGAAGATTTCAAAGAACTCGGACTATCGGGAATATTGATCGCTAATTTCGGAAGTCAGCTCGGGATGCCGGATCTGTTTAATACTGAAACCGGTTCTGCGGTGATCGGCTATTTTGGCCTCGAAGATCAAGGCGCTTTTAACGGCGAAGGATTAATTCCGACGGAACCCGATCCGTGGACAAAAATTTATTTGGGCTGGGCAGAGCCCGTGATCGTTTCAGATAGTTTTGATGTTCATCTCTATCCCCGAAAACTCGCAGGACAAAACACGATTCTTAAAATTCCAATCAATGCATCGGAATATTTTTTAGTTGAAAACAGACAGCGGGATGTTATCAGCAACGCCCTTTCGCCCGAAGTTATCTCTCGTTTTGACACGATCAATAATTCCGACGGTTCAACTACTATTGATACTGTGTATATGGCGGGCGTCGTTCGATCCTCAGACACCAAAGTCATTACCAAAGTAGATGAGTACGACAACGGTTTACCCGGCAACGGGCTTCTGATATGGCACATCGATGAAAATATCATATTACAAAACATAGCGTCCAACTCGATCAATAACGATCTTTTCCGTAGAGGCGTTAAGGTTGTCGAAGGCTCCGGCAATCAGGGCATCGGTTTTGGAATTTCGAGTTTATTTGGAACGGATATCGATCCCGGAAATCGTTTTGATTATTTTTATAAAGGCAACGAAGGATTTGCCTTTTATAATAATAAAGTGGATTCTGTTTTTTTTACTCCGACGTCGGTTCCTAACACTTTGTCTAATGGCCGGGCAAATTCAGGAATTCATATTACACAGATCAGCCCGATGCAGCAAATCATGACATTCAATCTTCGGACGTCGCTTTTGCAGAAAGGATTTCCTCGCTACACAGGCTCAAGCATGGGCAGAAATTCGATAAAATACGGCGATATCGCAGGCGATGCTAAGAATGAGATAGTCGCTGTTGGCACGGACGGAAAAATCTATGCATGGACAAGCGGAGGGGCTAAAGTAATAAGCAATACGAATACGGCTCTCTATAATGGACTAGGGAATGACACGGCTCTTTATCAAGTTGCACTATTTGCCCAGGCTTCAGATTCAATTTTATTTTCGCCCGCCTTGGCTGATCTTAATAATGATAATAAATTAGATGTGATTGCTGTTTCAAAAAACGGTAAAGCCTACGCATGGAAAGCAGCCGATATTAATACCGATGGTTTAGCGGATTCGATATTTGTTTATGACACATCCGGCGATAAGATCACAACGCCGCCCGTTATAACTAATGCGAAAAAAATCATTTTTGGAACGAACGGAGGAAAAATAATTTTTTTAGACTCAAACGGAATATCATTAGGATCGGCCATGCTTTCAGGAGCTATTGCCGGTATCGCCCAAATCAACAATGATTCAATTATAGCAGTTACTACCAACGAGATTTATGCCGTTAACTTGAATTCTTTTTCATTTTCCACTGTCGCAAATATTTCCTCTGCTTTAACAAATGCAATTGCAGTTGGCGATCTATTACAAAACGGAAGTAAAGTCGCTGTACTTATTCACGATAATGCAATTCAATCCTATTTTGGAGGCTATACCGGATTTACATCGCTACTTCCTGAATCAATTTCATCTCCGCCAAGCCTGGCCGACATTGATAACGACGGATATTTGGAGATACTTTTTGCGGGTAATAATAAAATTTACGCCTATAATCATAACGGAACTTTAGCAACCAATTTTCCGATAACCATTGATGTCACTGCACCTACAGGAATGATTTTATCAACCGTGTTGGCCGGCGATATGAACGGCGACAATAAACCCGATCTCATTGTCGGAGCGCCTAACGGAAATATTTATGCGTATGAAACTACGGGCAAGTTATTGAACGGATTTCCAGTGGCAACGGGTAAACCGATTTTATCTACTCCGGCTTTGCTGGACATTGATAATGACGGCGACATGGAAATTGCAACAACAAGTGAAGATGGTTTTGTCTACGTTTGGGATTTGCCGGCAGCATATAACGCATCCCAAATAAAATGGGGCCAGTATGCGCATGACGCAGGAAACTCATCTCTTTCGCGCGAGCAAAACAGTCTCGCACCTCTTGCCGGGGATTTGATTCCAAAAACCAGCGCGTATAATTATCCCAATCCTGCTCACGGCGGTTTTACAACTATCCGGTATTTTTTGACCGAGCCCGCAAATGTGAAGATACACATTTTTGATATGGCGGGCGATCTTGTACAAACGTTAACCGGAAGCGGAATTACACAAACGGATAATGAAGTGCAGTGGAATCTGAAAAAAATTCAAAGCGGCGTTTATCTCGCTAAGATTACCGCGAAAAGCACCGTCAGCAGTAAGAAAGTAACTCGTACCGTCAAAATAGCTGTAACTAAATAA
- a CDS encoding endonuclease III, giving the protein MKKTDWPEVFQPLIKQYRGRKHPLDYQNRYQLTVSVILSAQDSDKHINEIAPDFFRVYPSIKELAMAEPADLYPYLNKVRNFGNKCKWLTKLAKTLGTDEQIPSTMEKLTELSGIGRKSANVIIRESGGEAEGIIVDLHVVRVAPRLGVAVGDKPDKIEKQLMESLPKNMWGEAGMAISFLGREVCRPTNPKCEECVMNSVCAYFNSEIKGK; this is encoded by the coding sequence ATGAAAAAAACCGATTGGCCTGAGGTTTTCCAGCCATTAATAAAACAATACCGCGGGCGCAAGCATCCTCTTGATTATCAGAACCGATATCAATTAACCGTAAGCGTTATTCTCTCGGCGCAGGATTCCGATAAACATATTAATGAAATTGCACCGGATTTTTTCAGAGTCTACCCGTCTATCAAAGAACTAGCCATGGCGGAACCGGCTGATCTATATCCTTATCTCAATAAAGTCAGAAATTTTGGTAATAAATGTAAATGGCTGACTAAGCTGGCTAAAACCCTGGGTACGGATGAGCAAATTCCATCCACAATGGAAAAACTGACGGAGCTTTCCGGAATTGGAAGAAAGTCGGCGAACGTGATCATTCGTGAGTCAGGCGGAGAGGCGGAAGGTATTATTGTTGACTTGCATGTAGTCCGAGTTGCGCCAAGGCTCGGCGTTGCGGTGGGTGATAAACCGGATAAGATCGAAAAACAATTAATGGAATCGCTGCCGAAGAACATGTGGGGCGAGGCCGGAATGGCTATTTCTTTTCTCGGAAGGGAAGTCTGCCGCCCAACTAACCCTAAATGCGAAGAGTGTGTGATGAATTCGGTATGCGCTTATTTTAATTCAGAGATCAAAGGCAAGTAA
- the rfbB gene encoding dTDP-glucose 4,6-dehydratase codes for MHSILVTGGAGFIGSNFVRFMLKKYPSYRIIVLDALTYAGNRENLSDLEKDPRFIFYYGNICDRTVVDNLVSNVDAIVNFAAETHVDRSIHEADSFVQTDVLGTLILLEAAKKYNIERYLQISTDEVYGSIEEGAFTEEHSLAPNSPYSASKAGGDMMVRAHYKTYGTPTLITRASNNYGPFQYPEKLIPFFVTNAIDSVPLPLYGDGMNVRDWLYVDDHCEGVDHVLHHGVIGETYNIGGGNEKTNIDITNIILKKLNKPDTLIKRVADRPGHDRRYAVDTKKIEKLGWKPRFRFEEAIAETIQWYVKNESWWRKIKEKQKAYQEFLKKNYEDRK; via the coding sequence GTGCACTCTATTTTAGTGACGGGCGGAGCAGGATTCATCGGAAGTAATTTTGTTCGATTCATGCTCAAAAAATATCCGTCGTACCGAATTATCGTTCTTGATGCGCTCACGTACGCAGGTAATCGGGAAAACTTATCAGACCTGGAAAAAGATCCCAGGTTTATTTTTTATTACGGCAATATATGTGACCGTACTGTGGTCGATAATCTTGTCTCCAACGTGGATGCGATCGTTAATTTTGCCGCAGAAACGCACGTGGACCGTTCGATTCATGAAGCGGACTCATTTGTTCAGACCGACGTACTCGGCACTCTGATCCTTCTTGAAGCGGCAAAAAAATATAATATCGAGCGGTATCTGCAAATTTCCACCGACGAAGTGTACGGATCCATAGAAGAAGGCGCTTTCACCGAAGAGCATTCGCTGGCGCCCAATAGTCCTTATTCCGCCAGTAAAGCCGGCGGCGACATGATGGTACGCGCGCATTATAAAACTTACGGCACGCCGACGCTGATCACGCGAGCATCCAATAATTACGGACCTTTCCAGTATCCGGAAAAACTTATTCCGTTTTTTGTTACTAATGCAATCGATTCCGTTCCTCTTCCGCTGTACGGAGACGGGATGAACGTGCGCGACTGGCTTTACGTCGACGATCATTGTGAAGGAGTGGATCACGTGCTGCACCATGGCGTTATCGGGGAAACGTACAATATCGGCGGAGGAAATGAAAAAACAAACATAGATATTACGAATATCATTTTAAAAAAATTAAATAAACCCGATACCCTGATTAAACGCGTTGCCGACAGGCCTGGCCATGACAGACGTTATGCCGTGGATACAAAGAAAATTGAAAAACTCGGCTGGAAACCCAGATTCCGGTTTGAAGAAGCTATCGCAGAAACTATTCAGTGGTACGTCAAGAACGAGTCCTGGTGGCGGAAGATCAAAGAAAAACAAAAGGCGTATCAGGAATTTCTAAAGAAGAACTATGAAGATCGAAAATAA
- a CDS encoding phosphoribosylformylglycinamidine cyclo-ligase has protein sequence MSKTVTYKEAGVDISQGNAVKDRIKKMVRQTYDKNVLSEIGLFGGFYELRKKDYKQPVLVSSADGVGTKLKIAIMMQKHHTVGEDLVNHCVNDILACGAKPLFFLDYIGLGKVSDTVIMQIVEGLTRGCKKNGCALIGGETAQMPGFYADGEYDMSGTIVGVAEKKKMINGASIRKGDVMIGMYSSGLHTNGYSLARKVLLNTFKVDSHIDELGCTVGEELMKVHKSYLKPVSALMDKIEIKGISHITGGGIFENTMRVVPKKLKMTLDWDSWNVLPVFELIHRLGNVPYSDMIRTFNLGVGMILVVDKKDVDKTQRILKNKKEESFVIGEIVAE, from the coding sequence ATGAGTAAAACCGTCACGTATAAAGAGGCCGGCGTTGACATCAGCCAAGGCAATGCCGTAAAAGACCGTATTAAAAAAATGGTACGCCAAACGTACGATAAAAACGTCTTGTCTGAGATCGGGCTGTTCGGCGGGTTTTACGAACTCAGGAAAAAGGATTATAAGCAGCCTGTACTGGTTTCAAGCGCAGACGGGGTTGGAACTAAACTTAAAATTGCGATTATGATGCAGAAACATCATACGGTCGGTGAAGATCTCGTTAATCACTGCGTAAATGACATTTTAGCGTGCGGCGCCAAGCCGCTTTTCTTTCTGGATTATATCGGCTTGGGCAAAGTGAGCGACACGGTGATCATGCAAATCGTAGAGGGCCTGACGCGAGGCTGTAAGAAAAACGGATGCGCGTTGATTGGCGGCGAAACGGCGCAGATGCCTGGATTTTATGCGGATGGGGAATATGATATGTCGGGTACGATCGTAGGCGTGGCCGAAAAGAAAAAAATGATTAACGGCGCATCCATACGAAAAGGGGACGTTATGATCGGTATGTATTCTTCAGGGCTTCATACCAATGGGTATTCGCTGGCAAGGAAAGTGTTATTAAATACATTTAAAGTTGATTCGCATATTGACGAACTGGGTTGTACGGTCGGTGAGGAATTAATGAAAGTACATAAATCGTATTTAAAACCTGTGTCCGCCCTCATGGATAAGATTGAGATCAAAGGCATCTCGCATATTACGGGCGGAGGTATATTTGAAAACACGATGCGCGTTGTGCCAAAAAAATTAAAAATGACTTTGGATTGGGATTCCTGGAATGTATTGCCGGTGTTTGAATTAATTCATCGGCTGGGAAATGTGCCTTACTCAGACATGATACGAACATTCAACTTGGGAGTAGGGATGATCTTGGTCGTAGATAAAAAGGATGTCGATAAAACGCAGCGTATTCTAAAAAACAAAAAAGAAGAGTCGTTTGTGATCGGAGAGATTGTGGCGGAGTGA
- a CDS encoding cyclic nucleotide-binding domain-containing protein, with translation MAEKNQKSLEELIKSVEIFDGLETRDINKVLKVAAGKKYEKDEAVFHEGDLGDCFYLIIEGSVRIEKKVKEDKIEPVATLKTGDYFGEMSLLDGEPRSASVIANETSKLLEVKNSHFIKIVMNDDNFARKVLWAFCITFAKRLRATNTLLGQFDKK, from the coding sequence ATGGCTGAAAAAAATCAAAAATCTTTAGAAGAACTCATCAAAAGCGTCGAAATATTTGACGGCCTTGAGACACGCGATATTAATAAGGTGCTGAAAGTTGCAGCCGGGAAAAAGTATGAAAAAGACGAAGCGGTCTTTCATGAAGGCGATTTAGGGGATTGTTTTTATCTGATCATCGAGGGCAGCGTGCGGATAGAAAAGAAAGTGAAAGAGGATAAAATTGAACCCGTTGCCACTCTGAAAACGGGCGACTATTTCGGCGAAATGTCCTTACTCGACGGAGAACCCCGTTCAGCTTCGGTGATCGCAAATGAGACGAGCAAACTTCTAGAAGTGAAGAACAGTCATTTTATTAAAATTGTGATGAACGATGATAATTTTGCACGTAAAGTTCTGTGGGCTTTTTGTATCACGTTTGCCAAACGTTTACGCGCAACAAACACCCTGCTTGGGCAGTTTGATAAGAAGTAG